Proteins co-encoded in one Ziziphus jujuba cultivar Dongzao chromosome 9, ASM3175591v1 genomic window:
- the LOC107425768 gene encoding uncharacterized protein LOC107425768 isoform X2, giving the protein MEKSSSESSKGKKRQREADSVAESSDIDQILSLEHNLTFSDTMVALQIMRAQFPHIDKSMRREKVLRIFKLNTGQDDHAIMFSDDYLNQMERVVKRLEEKKQGNLEVFEWFKTHVIGIKLEPSIEHQELCALLSLGGKVKDEHVSLLINAGLLTRQLIDPNMYWFAIPNIGSVLKGLYQGRKEILSLLNRRRYKEMMLAPLEKKRLRFSPLDMRFHLRDLIGSGHLKTIQTPTGLVVRVSKD; this is encoded by the exons ATGGAGAAGAGCAGCTCAGAATCTTCGAAAGGGAAAAAACGCCAGCGAGAGGCAGACTCTGTAGCTGAAAGCAGCGATATCGATCAGATTCTATCCCTAG AGCACAATCTTACTTTCAGCGATACAATGGTGGCGCTTCAAATAATGCGTGCTCAGTTTCCCCACATTGACAAG TCTATGAGAAGGGAGAAAGTACTGAGGATTTTCAAGTTAAATACCGGACAGGATGATCATGCAATAATGTTTTCAGACGACTATCTAAATCAG ATGGAACGTGTTGTgaaaagattggaagaaaaGAAACAGGGCAATCTGGAAGTTTTTGAGTGGTTTAAAACACACGTAATTGGTATCAAGTTGGAACCAAGCATTGAACATCAAGAGCTG TGTGCACTCTTATCACTTGGAGGAAAGGTGAAGGATGAACATGTCTCCCTCTTAATCAATGCTGGCCTTCTT ACTCGGCAGCTTATCGATCCAAACATGTACTGGTTTGCAATTCCAAATATTGGTTCAGTACTCAAGGGCCTCTATCAG GGAAGAAAGGAAATTCTTTCTCTTCTGAACCGCAGGAGATACAAAGAAATGATGCTTGCTCCTTTGGAGAAGAAGCGTCTTCGGTTTTCACCACTTGATATGAGATTCCATCTTCGTGATCTGATTGGCTCAGGCCACCTCAAAACTATCCAGACACCAACTGGTTTAGTTGTTCGGGTATCAAAAGATTGA
- the LOC107425768 gene encoding uncharacterized protein LOC107425768 isoform X1, with product MEKSSSESSKGKKRQREADSVAESSDIDQILSLEHNLTFSDTMVALQIMRAQFPHIDKVSIQPFILRSQLYSSVKDRTQVDRELESMRREKVLRIFKLNTGQDDHAIMFSDDYLNQMERVVKRLEEKKQGNLEVFEWFKTHVIGIKLEPSIEHQELCALLSLGGKVKDEHVSLLINAGLLTRQLIDPNMYWFAIPNIGSVLKGLYQGRKEILSLLNRRRYKEMMLAPLEKKRLRFSPLDMRFHLRDLIGSGHLKTIQTPTGLVVRVSKD from the exons ATGGAGAAGAGCAGCTCAGAATCTTCGAAAGGGAAAAAACGCCAGCGAGAGGCAGACTCTGTAGCTGAAAGCAGCGATATCGATCAGATTCTATCCCTAG AGCACAATCTTACTTTCAGCGATACAATGGTGGCGCTTCAAATAATGCGTGCTCAGTTTCCCCACATTGACAAG GTTTCCATTCAGCCTTTTATTCTGCGGTCGCAATTATATAGCAGTGTAAAGGACAGAACGCAAGTGGATAGGGAATTAGAG TCTATGAGAAGGGAGAAAGTACTGAGGATTTTCAAGTTAAATACCGGACAGGATGATCATGCAATAATGTTTTCAGACGACTATCTAAATCAG ATGGAACGTGTTGTgaaaagattggaagaaaaGAAACAGGGCAATCTGGAAGTTTTTGAGTGGTTTAAAACACACGTAATTGGTATCAAGTTGGAACCAAGCATTGAACATCAAGAGCTG TGTGCACTCTTATCACTTGGAGGAAAGGTGAAGGATGAACATGTCTCCCTCTTAATCAATGCTGGCCTTCTT ACTCGGCAGCTTATCGATCCAAACATGTACTGGTTTGCAATTCCAAATATTGGTTCAGTACTCAAGGGCCTCTATCAG GGAAGAAAGGAAATTCTTTCTCTTCTGAACCGCAGGAGATACAAAGAAATGATGCTTGCTCCTTTGGAGAAGAAGCGTCTTCGGTTTTCACCACTTGATATGAGATTCCATCTTCGTGATCTGATTGGCTCAGGCCACCTCAAAACTATCCAGACACCAACTGGTTTAGTTGTTCGGGTATCAAAAGATTGA